The genomic window ACCCAAGCAGGGACGACAACGGGAATTAATTCTCAACATCTTTGGAATGCAGGATGTTCAGCCCAAGACCGTGATGGAAGTAGAGAGCGGAGAGCTGATGAAGCGCTTCATTCTTGCGGGACTCGGCATTGGCTTCCTGCCGAGCGCCAACATTGCGGATGAGATCAAGCGGGGTACTTTGGAGATTGTGAAGATTGAATCGCTGCGCCTGTCACGCGATCTGGGGATCGTCTATCTCAAGGAGAAATCGATGACACGAGCCACGAAAGCGTTTCTGGAGATTGCCACTCGCGATGTCGGCGGACCTGGTTCTGCGGGGCTTCCGACAGAATAAGCCGTTACGAGATATGGAAATGCGAGAAAAGCCCGCATCGAGTTTTATCATTCGATGCGGGCTTTCCCGAATGCTCTACAAGGCCCGCTCTCCGCGTTCCTGGTTTCTTATACGAATCGCGTCTTCGGCTTTGAAGAGGAATATCTTTCCATCACCTATCTCTCCCGTCGCACCATGTTTGATGATGGCTTCGATGATTGGCTCGACACGCTCGTCAGGGACAACGATTTCGACGCGCAGCTTGGGAATGAGGCTGACTTCATACTCTCGCCCGCGATAAGTTTCGGTGTGGCCTTTCTGCCTGCCATGCCCGCGAACCTCTCCTACTGTCATGCCCTCGACACCGAGATCCGAGAGTGCTTCTTTGATCGCGTCAAATTTGTTTGGTCTTACAATCGCCTCTATTTTTGTCATGCTGTCCTCGCATCGATTTCATCGGGTTGAATGGTGAGCTTCAAAAGAAGAGCACGACGCGAGGGAATGTCCGATAGCGGCCATTCCCTCACGGGCTATCTGCCGTCCGTCATGCCCGAAGGTGAGCCAAGGGCGGTGATGACGTATTCGGGATACGCTGAGATGCCGTGCTCGTGCAGATCGATGCCGTAGAGTTCGCCCTCTTTCGATACACGCAGCGTACCGGTGAGATTGACCACCCACATGAGCAGCATGGCTACCGCAAAGGTCGATACAGTAATGATCGCGCTCCCAATGAACTGTGCCTTGAGGAGCGTCAACCCGCCACCGTAGAAGAGACCTCTCAGCGGTGCGCTGTTGTCCGGAGCGAGTGGCCCGGTGGCACCGTACTTACCCACGGCGAAGAAGCCGAGAGAGAGCGTGCCCCATATGCCGCACAGTCCATGAACGGGAACCGCGCCGATAGGATCGTCGATGCGGAGCCACTCCAGTAACTCGACTCCCAACACAACGATAATGCCAGCGATACCACCCAGAATAATCGACCCGGTTGGACTTACCCAATAGCAAGGGCAGGTAATTGCCACAAGTCCCGCAAGGAAGCCATTGACCGTGAAGCTGATATCCCATTTCTTGCTCATGAAGTAAGCGAACGTCATGGCAGTGAGGCCAGCAGCGCAGGCGGCGAGGGTTGTATTTGCAGAGATTCTGCCGATGCCCTCAAAGTCCATTGCGGAGAGCGTGCTGCCAGGGTTGAATCCGTACCAGCCGAACCAGAGAAGCAAGCCGCCCGATGCAGCAATCGTAAGGTCATGAGGAAGCATAGGGCCGCCGCCATCGCGCTTGAACTTGCGACCAAGGCGCGGGCCAAGAACGATTGCCCCCGCAAGAGCGACCATGCCGCCGATGGTATGTACGACTGTCGAGCCAGCGAAATCGTGAAAGCTTTGGCCGAGGGTGGGAAGAAAGAAGCCGGTGCTTCCCATGGTTGCGAGGAAACCGTCCGGGCCCCATGCCCAGTGGCCGATGATGGGATAGATGAAGCCGGAGACGCCAAGACTGTAGAGCAAGTCTCCGACAAAACCGGTACGTCCGATCATCGCTCCCGAGGTGATGGTGGAGCAGGTATCAGCGAAGGCGAACTGGAAGATCCAGAAGGCCAGGAAGCTGACGCCGGTGGACTCGTAAGTTGCCGGGATATCTTTCAGAAAGAACCAATGATAGCCGATGAAGCCATTGCCATGGCTGAACATGAATGAGAAGCCGATGGCATAGAAGAGCAGGCCACAGAGACAGGTATCGACGATACACTCCATCAACACGTTGACCGTCTCTCGAGATCGACAAAAGCCAGCCTCAAGCATGGTGAAGCCGACTTGCATTCCGAAAACAAGGAAGGCCGCGACCAGCGTCCACATGGTGTTGACTGGGTTGACGATATCGGCTGCTTTGACCGGTGAATCGGCAGCCAACACGTTGGTAAAGCAGAGCTCGGTGATAAAGGTGGCGACCAGCATGACGGCCGCAACACCAAGCACCTTGCCGGCGAGCAGAACCATGCCGTAACGGCGCCACTGAGCCTCGTGCAGGCGCTCGCCCAATCGGCTGATCTTCTGCGGGAAGGATAGTCTTACTGCCTGGTTCACTGTTTGTGACATTCAGAGAACTCCTTTGCTGGAAAGTAGATGACGCTATTGAGACACATATCGCTAAGACCTGGAAGGCGCCTGGAGCCCAACTGCCTGATTTTGCGATCCCTGGTTACGTTGCGGTAGCTGTACCGTACACAGCCCGTTACCGGGCATCAAGAGCTCATTCGCAGAAGAACTTTTTTCTATGGACCGCATTACTTTTTGCGACCGATACACGGATAAAGGCAGAGTATTCAGCCATCAAGATAGCTTTTTTTGATATGCCATATCGAATGCATTGATTCGCGCAGAATGCCGAAAGAATGCCGAAATCTGCGTGCTATACCCAACTTACACACACTTAGCAACCTGCTCAGACTCACACTCTGGCAGGATGAGGGCCATCAATCACCGCTGGAATTTGCGCCAGCATGCTTATGACTTCTTAACGGTTTCCATACGAACTTCCTATCATTTGCGCTCTACCATCACAGCACATAACAAGAGAGAGGACACTGAAAACGATGGCTCAATCAAAGAGGAAGACTGCACTTACGAGAACCATGATCGCGGCCTTGGCATGTTGCGCCGGAGCACTTTTAACTACGCAGCACTCCCAGGCACAGGACGCATCTCCACCCCCTCCTCCGTCAAGCACAGCACCCGCGACACCTCCCAGCACAGCACCGGCTGCTGCTCCCGCCGCTGCCGCACCGTCGGTCTGGAGCGTTGGCGGAATCGACTTCAGCGGTCTCGTCGATGGCTATTACAACTTCAATGCGAACCATCCGCCCGATAGCACCAACGGAAACCAGCTCCACAACTTCGACTATGACGCCAATACCTTTAGCTTGAATATGGCCAAGCTGACGATGTCTCACGATCCCGATCCCGTGGGATTCCGGATCGATCTTGGGTTTGGGAAAGCTTTCAACGAAATCCTCAGCACCGAGCCGAACTTCAAGCATCTGGAGCAAGCGTTCGTTAGCTGGAAACCCACCAAGGGCAAGGGATTTGAGGCTGACTTCGGTGAGTTTGTAACCTCGGCTGGCGCAGAAGTAATTGAGACGAAGGACAACTGGAACTACTCACGCTCACTGCTGTTCTCGCTGGCAATTCCCTACTACCATGTCGGACTTCGCACTTCTATGCCACTGACCAAAAGCTTTACCGCCGGAGTTCAAGTTGTAAATGGATGGAATAACTTCAGCGATAACAACAGCGGCAAAACCATTGGACTTACTGGTGTTTACACCAAGCCAAAGTACACGCTGAGCACGAACTACTATGTCGGTCCCGAGAACAACAAAACCAACAAGGGATATCGTAATCTTTTCGATACCACACTGTTGCTGACACCAAGTCCGAAGGTCAGCGCGTATATCAATTACGACTATGGCCAGAACCGGAATGCAGACGTCATCGATAGCGAAGTTGCGACTCCACAGTACGAGACGACCGATCTGTCTCACTGGCAAGGCATCGCTGCGGCTCTGCATTATCAGGCCACAGGTAAAGTTGCCTTTACCCCTCGCTTTGAATACTTCAAGGACGAGTCGGGGTTCTCAACCGGGACAGTGCAAAATGTCAACGAATTTACTTTGACCGGAGAATACAAGATGCCAGAAGGACTTCTGGCACGGCTTGAATTCCGCCGCGATGACTCCGACCAACCGTATTTCGTAAAAGGCAGCCGCCTCGTAAATGCTCAATCAACTTTAGAGGCTGGAGTAGTCGCCTTCTTCGGACCAAAGAGGTAGGAGATTTCAGTATGAGGACTACTTGTTCCCTTTTGCTTGATTCAACGATATCTACCCGATAACTAAGGAGCACTATGTCGACTGTACTTCGAAATTTTCTTGAGCTTTCCTATGCAGAACTGGAAGAGCTCAACCTTGAGGCTAAAGAGCAGCGGCGCAACCGTGTAGCCGCTGATGTCATCCAGGAGGCGCGACTCAAATACTTAACGGATACTCCGGGCATCAAGGCCGTAACCGTCCTGTTCAGCGACCTCGAAGGCCGGCTGCACATGCTGGACTACGATAAAAAGTTCCTGCTCAAAAGCTGGGACAATCTGACCTTCGACGGATCGTCGATTCGCGGCTTTACCGCCCAGCGAGAAAGCGATCTGCGTTTGGCCCTGGACTGGAGCGCCTTTTACTGGGCTCCGTCCGATGTCTTCGGCGCAGGCAAAGTGCTTGTCTTTGGCGAAGTCATCGACAAGGGCGGCGCTCCCTACAGCGCTGACATCCGCGGATTGTTGAAGCAGTTCTCGAATAAGTTGCATGCAGAGCATGGCTACACGCTGAATGCAGCGAACGAGATCGAAGGCTTTCTATTTGAAGGAGCCGATGCAGAGCGCTGCTTCCATGACACAGGCGACTTCAAGTATGTGAATACCGGAGGCTACTATCACTCGCTTCCCGGCGACCCGTTACGCACCTTCATCGATACCGCAGCCGAAGTGCAGCGGGCGATGGGCTTTGAAAACGAGAAGGACCATCCCGAGGTTGCGCCGTCGCAGTTCGAGATCAACTATAGCTACGGAGAGGTGGTCGCAGCGGCCGATCAGATTCAGCTTTACAAGCTGATCTGTCGGCAGGTTGCGACACAGATGGGCATGACCGCGAGCTTCCTGCCGAAGCCTGTGGTCGGTGTCAACGGCAGCGGGATGCACACGAACATCTCCATCTCGAAGAACAAGAAGAACCTCTTCTGGGATGCAAAGGGTGAAGAGAAAATCTCGAAGTTTGCATGGCAATTTGTGGACCGCATTCTGACGCATGGCAACGACATCTGTCTTCTGCTGAATGCGAGTGTCAATTCGTATCGCAGGCTTGATCCCCACTTCGAAGCTCCCAACCAGATTAAGGCTTCGGCAACGGATCGTGGCTCCATGGTGCGCATCCCTATCGGCAACGAGAAAAGCGCGCGCGTCGAGGTGCGTTCGGTCGGGCCAGATGCGAATCCTTATATGGTGCTGTATTCGGTCTTCAAGAGCGGACTCGATGGAGATACCGCGAAGATCAAGAACCTGCGCCAGGCAGAACGTTATCTGCCCGACAACATCTACACCGCGCTTGAAGGTTTCCGTAGCTCCAAATGGACGACTGAGCTGTTGGGTGAAGATGTCAAGGCCCGCTACGCCGATCTGAAGCAGGCATCTGCGGATCGCTGCCCTCGCTTGTTGGGCACAATCGTCAAAGTGCCTGAGGTGCAGTTCCATCACGATGTCTATAACCAGCTTCTCTGGGGCCAGTTCTAACCGAAGCTGCAACCTTTGTTTCCTTTGGTTGCGCAATAGCCGACTCTCCGGGGAGTCGGCTATTCTTTTGCGGTTGGCGTAAAATAGCAACAGCGCAAGTATTTGCGCGTTCAGCTCGAATTGCAAGGCGCAAAGGTTTTGGCAATGAGATTTTGCCAGGGATCTGCACTCTCGTAGGAGGCGGAATCCACGGAAGGACTTACTAGAATGTCGCGTATCGTTCGTTGTTCGCTGATCCAGGCTGCAAGTATCCCTCACGAAGAAAGATCATTGGCCGAAATCAAACGGGCCATGATCGACAAACATATTCCCCTCATTCGACAGGCTGCTGCCGAAGGTTCGCAGATAGTCTGCCTTCAAGAGCTCTTCTACGGCCCCTACTTCTGCGCAGAGCAGTCCACTCGCTGGTATGACATGGCGGAGGCTGTACCCGACGGCCCAACCATAAAGCTCATGCAGGATTTGGCGAAGGAGTTACAGATCGCCATCATCGCCCCCATCTACGAGATGGAAGGCACAGGCGTGTACTACAACACGGCTGCGGTGATCGACGGCCAGGGCAACTATCTCGGAAAGTACCGTAAGTCACATCTTCCGCATCTCGATCCGGGCTTCTGGGAGAAGTTTTACTTTCGACCCGGCAATCTTGGATTTCCTGTCTTCGACTTGGGCTTCTGCAAGATTGGCGTCTATCTCTGCTACGACCGCCACTTTCCAGAAGGAGCGCGTGCGCTGGGACTGAATGGCGCCGACATTGTCTTCAATCCTTCTGCGACTGTTGCAGGGCTGAGCGAATATCTTTGGAAGCTGGAACAGCCTGCACATGCGGCGGCGAATGGATACTTCGTCGGCGCAATCAATCGAGT from Granulicella sp. L56 includes these protein-coding regions:
- a CDS encoding nitrilase-related carbon-nitrogen hydrolase; this translates as MAEIKRAMIDKHIPLIRQAAAEGSQIVCLQELFYGPYFCAEQSTRWYDMAEAVPDGPTIKLMQDLAKELQIAIIAPIYEMEGTGVYYNTAAVIDGQGNYLGKYRKSHLPHLDPGFWEKFYFRPGNLGFPVFDLGFCKIGVYLCYDRHFPEGARALGLNGADIVFNPSATVAGLSEYLWKLEQPAHAAANGYFVGAINRVGTEAPWNIGEFFGQSYFCNPRGQIFSEASRDNDEVLTADLDLDQVAEVRKTWQFYRDRRPEMYGDLVKP
- a CDS encoding ammonium transporter; protein product: MSQTVNQAVRLSFPQKISRLGERLHEAQWRRYGMVLLAGKVLGVAAVMLVATFITELCFTNVLAADSPVKAADIVNPVNTMWTLVAAFLVFGMQVGFTMLEAGFCRSRETVNVLMECIVDTCLCGLLFYAIGFSFMFSHGNGFIGYHWFFLKDIPATYESTGVSFLAFWIFQFAFADTCSTITSGAMIGRTGFVGDLLYSLGVSGFIYPIIGHWAWGPDGFLATMGSTGFFLPTLGQSFHDFAGSTVVHTIGGMVALAGAIVLGPRLGRKFKRDGGGPMLPHDLTIAASGGLLLWFGWYGFNPGSTLSAMDFEGIGRISANTTLAACAAGLTAMTFAYFMSKKWDISFTVNGFLAGLVAITCPCYWVSPTGSIILGGIAGIIVVLGVELLEWLRIDDPIGAVPVHGLCGIWGTLSLGFFAVGKYGATGPLAPDNSAPLRGLFYGGGLTLLKAQFIGSAIITVSTFAVAMLLMWVVNLTGTLRVSKEGELYGIDLHEHGISAYPEYVITALGSPSGMTDGR
- a CDS encoding glutamine synthetase family protein encodes the protein MSTVLRNFLELSYAELEELNLEAKEQRRNRVAADVIQEARLKYLTDTPGIKAVTVLFSDLEGRLHMLDYDKKFLLKSWDNLTFDGSSIRGFTAQRESDLRLALDWSAFYWAPSDVFGAGKVLVFGEVIDKGGAPYSADIRGLLKQFSNKLHAEHGYTLNAANEIEGFLFEGADAERCFHDTGDFKYVNTGGYYHSLPGDPLRTFIDTAAEVQRAMGFENEKDHPEVAPSQFEINYSYGEVVAAADQIQLYKLICRQVATQMGMTASFLPKPVVGVNGSGMHTNISISKNKKNLFWDAKGEEKISKFAWQFVDRILTHGNDICLLLNASVNSYRRLDPHFEAPNQIKASATDRGSMVRIPIGNEKSARVEVRSVGPDANPYMVLYSVFKSGLDGDTAKIKNLRQAERYLPDNIYTALEGFRSSKWTTELLGEDVKARYADLKQASADRCPRLLGTIVKVPEVQFHHDVYNQLLWGQF
- a CDS encoding P-II family nitrogen regulator: MTKIEAIVRPNKFDAIKEALSDLGVEGMTVGEVRGHGRQKGHTETYRGREYEVSLIPKLRVEIVVPDERVEPIIEAIIKHGATGEIGDGKIFLFKAEDAIRIRNQERGERAL
- a CDS encoding porin; translated protein: MIAALACCAGALLTTQHSQAQDASPPPPPSSTAPATPPSTAPAAAPAAAAPSVWSVGGIDFSGLVDGYYNFNANHPPDSTNGNQLHNFDYDANTFSLNMAKLTMSHDPDPVGFRIDLGFGKAFNEILSTEPNFKHLEQAFVSWKPTKGKGFEADFGEFVTSAGAEVIETKDNWNYSRSLLFSLAIPYYHVGLRTSMPLTKSFTAGVQVVNGWNNFSDNNSGKTIGLTGVYTKPKYTLSTNYYVGPENNKTNKGYRNLFDTTLLLTPSPKVSAYINYDYGQNRNADVIDSEVATPQYETTDLSHWQGIAAALHYQATGKVAFTPRFEYFKDESGFSTGTVQNVNEFTLTGEYKMPEGLLARLEFRRDDSDQPYFVKGSRLVNAQSTLEAGVVAFFGPKR